The following coding sequences lie in one Candoia aspera isolate rCanAsp1 chromosome 11, rCanAsp1.hap2, whole genome shotgun sequence genomic window:
- the LOC134504124 gene encoding hepatocyte nuclear factor 4-beta-like: MRICQSLMDMEMPDYAESLDSSYTMLEFENLRVLPTNSSDVLVSETSNNGLLANGINALCSICGDRATGKHYGASSCDGCKGFFRRSVRKNHMYSCRFSRQCVIDKDKRNQCRYCRLKKCFRAGMKKEAVQNERDRISVRRSSYEDNGALSITILTQAETMAQQYSALRPVHSADIAMKKIATINDVCESMKQQLLVLVEWAKCIPVFCELPLDDQVALLRAHAGEHLLLGVAKRSIPYTNFLLLGNDFIIPMQCPELEIARVAIRILDELVKPLREIQIDENEYACLKAIVFFDPDCKGLSDPGKVKNMRFQVQVNLEDYINDRQYDSRGRFSDILLLLPPLQSITWQMIEQVQFIKLFGMARIDSLLQEMLLGGTTMDIPQYQPGPSSHNMEPLPGHIVLPSTIGSVIHTISVSSPETSLPSPSTSTGSEDYKLGPALGSEIPMLLPQVVIPKQEIL, translated from the exons ATGAGGATTTGTCAAAGCCTAATGGACATGGAAATGCCAGATTATGCTGAGTCCCTCGACTCCTCGTATACCATGCTAGAATTCGAAAACCTGAGGGTGCTGCCCACAAACTCATCAG ATGTCCTTGTATCAGAGACAAGCAACAATGGCTTACTTGCAAATGGGATTAACGCGTTGTGTTCCATCTGTGGGGACCGTGCAACTGGGAAGCATTATGGGGCGTCCAGCTGCGATGGCTGCAAAGGGTTCTTCCGAAGGAGCGTCCGAAAGAATCACATGTATTCATGCAG GTTCAGCCGACAGTGCGTGATCGACAAGGATAAGAGAAACCAGTGTCGATATTGCCGTCTGAAAAAATGCTTCCGAGCAGGAATGAAAAAGGAAG CTGTGCAGAATGAACGCGACAGGATCAGCGTCCGGCGAAGCAGTTATGAAGACAATGGGGCTTTGTCCATCACCATCCTGACCCAAGCAGAAACAATGGCACAGCAG TACTCAGCTCTTCGTCCTGTGCACAGCGCAGATATTGCCATGAAGAAAATTGCAACGATCAATGACGTGTGTGAATCCATGAAACAGCAGCTTTTAGTTCTTGTGGAGTGGGCAAAATGCATCCCTGTGTTCTGTGAGCTTCCTTTGGATGATCAG GTTGCCTTGCTAAGAGCCCATGCGGGAGAGCACCTATTGCTGGGAGTTGCAAAGCGCTCCATTCCATATACAAATTTTCTCTTATTAG GCAATGACTTCATCATCCCCATGCAATGCCCAGAACTTGAAATTGCCCGAGTGGCGATTCGGATCCTGGACGAGCTGGTGAAGCCCTTGCGGGAGATTCAGATTGATGAGAATGAATATGCCTGTCTTAAAGCCATTGTCTTTTTTGATCCAG ATTGCAAAGGGCTGAGTGATCCTGGGAAAGTGAAGAATATGCGCTTCCAGGTACAGGTGAACTTGGAGGATTACATCAACGACCGGCAGTATGACTCGCGGGGAAGATTCAGTGACATTCTGCTGCTGCTCCCTCCACTGCAGAGCATCACTTGGCAGATGATAGAGCAAGTGCAGTTCATCAAACTCTTTGGCATGGCCAGGATTGACAGCTTGCTGCAGGAAATGCTCCTTGGAG GAACAACAATGGATATTCCACAATACCAGCCGGGTCCTTCCAGCCATAATATGGAGCCTCTTCCAGGTCACATTGTGCTTCCCAGCACTATTGGCTCGGTCATTCACACCATTTCAGTCT CTTCTCCAGAAACATCGCTCCCTTCTCCTTCCACCAGTACAGGAAGTGAAGATTACAAACTGGGCCCTGCCCTTGGATCTGAAATACCAATGCTTTTGCCGCAGGTGGTTATCCCCAAACAAGAGATCCTCTAG